ATCATACTTTAGTCATACATAAATAGTTAAAGTATACATTAAGTACGATAACTGATACATAGCCTAAACTAACTACACCACAACTACTTTCTCACTGTCCACTTTCCAAAGTTCACAATGTTCTTGCATTTTTTCGCGGCCTTTTTGATCACAGACGGAGTGTATCGACTAGCGCTACGACGCGGTGGATCAATCCTGAGATTGTAGCCTTTGCCTGTCTCACCTGGAGTGTAGGTGTCACCTGTATAAACAACCATCAAACCAAGCAACTGTATAGTATAATCAACATAAACCAACATACCATACAAGAACATAATATCATCAATTGAGAAAGCAGGCATATCGTATATAGTTTAATCAACCTAACAAAAACATACCAAACCTAAACATACTATCATCTATTGACCAACCAGTTATATAGTAACATCAACCTTAACCAATGTACCATACATGACCATAATATCATCAATTGGCTATGTACTTATATAGTTTAATCAACCCTACATAACACCCCATACAATAATATGATAATATCAATTGACAGGAAAAGCTTATATGATAATTCTACCTGCATCGTTACGGGATTCTTCATCCTGGTCCATGTCCTCATCATCTTCCTCCTCCATGTCCCCATCCTCATCCTCGTCGTCTTCCTCGTCATCTGGCTCATCCACTAAGTACTCAACAGTCTCATGCTCAAAAGTCTTAGCATTTTCTTCAATCATAGTCATTGAAACACGGTTCAGATTTTGACTATTAAGAACTCCTCGACCACCGTCACTCCTACTAGAATCACTAGATACAAACCCTCCAGAAGCACCCGAGTAGGTATAAAATGGATACCTCGCGTCAAACGAATATCTTCCCGCCATGATGTCGGCCTGGTGGCTATGTTGTGCTTGGCCGGCATCTGAGGCCATGAACCCAAGCAACTGGCTAAAAGAACCTCCCTCTCCTGAGTCAAAATGTGGCTGATGTATCGGGAACGACATAGGAAATTGTATCTGAGGTACATACTGGCTTGTGGAATAAGGTTGTTCTTTTGCCGCtagaggtggaggtggaggtggagttGGAGGCGGTGGTGACTGTGGCTCCTgctcttcattatcatcatccaTAACCTGGTCACCCTCAACATCCTATTGGACTGCAAGATCCGACAAGTTCAAGTGATCACCATACTTCGAACGGTACCAATACATATAAGTATCTAATGGCTGCTGCGGCATCATGGTTTCATCAGTAAGAACATGATTATACCTGTTTGTCCACTGCATCACCCAAAATGAATGAGTCGTGGCTGTGGCCCAGTTCAGATTCTTAGGACCAGTTAACACTTCTCCGTGTGCGCGGTCTAGACTCTGTTCTTAATGAGGAACTCCCTGAACGAAACCAAACTGACGTCTAAACCTGTCGGTAGCATGCCATTCAATACACTCAAAAGATACCAGTGGCACCGTTGCACTCCAAATCAATGAGTGCATGTAGATCTTAGCAGGAATTATGTCCGGATCAACACGATCACCAGAATATGCAACCCACAAAAACTGGTAACAGTAAAGTAAGCAAATAATTAAAATCCAAATAAGTAAATCACTTGACCTGACCCACATACAATGTAAATATCAAACACACCTGGCCTTCCTGGAGTTCATCCAAGGCCTTCCAAAAATGAGCAAGCTTATGATATCTATAGACTCGATCTCCACGCTCCCAGTTTCGCCACCTAATAACGCATCTCATTAACACAATTGATTTCTAAACATGAAGATACCAGGTAAACGTAAGATAGTCTAACCTGTTGGCAAGCGAAAAACTGCGAGGTTCCCTTGGAACCGGTGCTAGATATGGTAGGCGCATCCATGCCCAACACAGTAGAAGTGTCAGTGGACCATCGATTTCCTTACAATCAAAACGTGAGGCCCTGCATAAACTCCTGTACAGGTGTGCTAGGCAGGCTGATCCCCAGCTATACTGTCTAATACTAGCAAAATCACTCAGCAGAGGCAGATACTTCCAGTGGACAGATGCCCCAGACTTGTCTCCAAACAAGATCGTACCTATCAACAACATGATGTGGCACTTAACGTACACCTGTATACTGTTCTCATCGGTCAACTGTGACCGTTCTTTTAAATCCCGTAGCCACGTCAGTTTTATGCCACTTCCTCGACAATCCGACTTTCTCGGCGCTACCCCAAACTAATGCAGACACTCCGCCTCTAATGCCTCAAAACTACTCAAAGCCATGCCAGTCACTGGAAGGCCTTCGGTTGGAAGACCAAAGATCATAGCCACTTCTTCCAGTGACACGGCACATTCACCAACTGAAAGGTGGAAGGTATGTGTGTCCGGGTGCCACCTTTCCACTAAAGCATTTACCAGtgctttctggcattgaactacTCCAATCTGACTAACATGGTAAAACCCAGTTGATCTTAGATGCTCCTCCACTCTCTCATCGTACCGATTTGGAGGGACAGGGTGATCACATGTCATCATCCGTGAGGCCTACAAAAGCATGGCAAAGGAACGAATCAAATTACACAACTAtcatacataattttaaaaagcTAATTAAAGAATATAATTATATTGAATCCGAATTACTAAGTAATAAcattttcatctcaaattttaattaatgtaCATAGAGCCTATATCTAAGCTGCTGCAGATAATAATTACTAATACATAGTTTTACTTTCTATGTAACTAATACTGTTCtaatgtaataataataaaacctCAACTAAAACTATAATTAATTATAACAGTTACCTAATTAATTGTAACAATTacctaattaattattaaatctaaaaatattataaaaaattataaacatgTCATTCTTAATACTAATCTATTATATTGGATAAACGTCTAAACAACAATTACTTATTTTTAAACACACATGTTGCTAACCATTATTTAAACATATAATCATAAATTTTAAAGTTAAACATTACAGTTAACTTCTTAACTCTAATtacaaaaattattacaaaaatttataaacaagaattaattatatttaaaccCACTTATCTAACTATTATTTAAACATATATTCCTAAATTTATACAAATAACCATAACTTCTAAAattattccaaaattttttaaaaactatttttttataatttattatattacaAATTACTCTGACCAAATTATAATAACTACTACACACCTTATTTATTTAAACATTCATTTTTAAATTTCTATCAATAAATCTATACactaattcatatatatattctTCAGATCAACTCCTAACAACCATAAATATCCTAACAACCAAACATAAatataactaaatttaaaaaaaattaaaaatctgcaaaaaataaataagatttaaaaaaaaaaacttacataATCAGAGTAGCTCAAATATTTTATAATGTGGAGTTCCGGACGATCAACATTTCTAGGTTTAATTTTTCTTGACATTTTATCTTTGTTTCCTCACACAGTAGCTGCCCAGAACGTTGAGGGAGGAAGAAGATGGAGTTGTGTGTGTTGGTGGGGGAGGAAATGAAACTGAACTCGTTCGGTACGCATGCACTGAGTTGGGTTGGGTTAAATGGGCACCATTTATGGGGAGCAAGGATTCAGCGACGCGTGGCTTGCCTTTGCGGAAATCGGACGGTCCGCTTAAGTGCAtgcaaatcggagggtccgagttCCCCTCCCCCACTCACACGGTCCGATTTCTTTCTCCACTGACACCACATAAAAAGAAAGCTCCCCCTTCTTCCATAACTGCGTTCAACTCATTCCAGCCTTccatatagaaaataaaaagcgTAAAAAAAATAGCCTTTGTAGTTTCAgactaaaaaaattcaaattttattttgtagCTTTAGNNNNNNNNNNNNNNNNNNNNNNNNNNNNNNNNNNNNNNNNNNNNNNNNNNNNNNNNNNNNNNNNNNNNNNNNNNNNNNNNNNNNNNNNNNNNNNNNNNNNNNNNNNNNNNNNNNNNNNNNNNNACTAAATATTAACtgtattaaaatttaattcaaaaaatcaaaagttTGATAAATGGTAAAACACGAGAGAACATTTTTTGCTGGCAGTAAAATTCTGTTACCTACAAATCGTTATCCAACACGTGTCAGGGCTGGTGTTTGACCAGAATTATTTACGTGGGTCCAATCTGCACTCCTGCTCTAACTATTCTGTTGCTATTCTacgtatttcttttttttttattatttaaacaatGAATGAAATGAAAATCAATGATACTCAATAagctttaattttttaaatattggtTGACATTTAGTATAATGTATCATTATGATACAACGGTGCGCTATACTAGTATATTGAAAGTATGAGAAAAACGTTGTTGGCGATTTATAGAAagtaacaaagaaaaaaaagcagATAATGAGGAGAGCGAGTTGACGTGTGATGGAAGCGATTTTATGTATGGTGgagtaatttgtaaaaaaaaaattaaattaaatgtaaGCAGATTATAATTAACAAGTTAGAGAATGTAAATTTGTGTTCATTCTATAATTCTTCCTCTTatactttttaaattattttgagagaattttatttttttaaataaaattaaaaggttCTGTCTATAATAAGCtcaactcttttgagcttttttgATGTgcacaaataataatttataaatatgccTCATATGGGGTTTAatagtaattattatttttttacatttACCACAAATTCCTTTCGTTTTTGCTTCTCTTCGTACGCACTCCATTCAACCTTAAGTCCACATTTTTCTCCATCATCTGCCACCGTGACTGCGTCTTTTTTCACCGTCGCCGCCGCCtgaaaataagcttggtgtagcaacgaaacaaagaaattgaaattgaaagatgtagatctcaggactcaagagactaggtaatcaagtctagatctcaatgccttcctagatccaaattgagaattcaattgcaagaaaaataaagatccagcagtagaagaaaagaagtgaaatcgcAAATTCTCAATAATGCCGtaaatcaaaacaaagagatctcagggtgagattgaaacagaattccttcaattctccaacacccaagattcaaacaaagagtaaatgaaattgaaaataagaaaactcagaggaagagaattcaattctccttccccaagactcagaatctcaaaaTAACTTCTCACCAAAAGCTCTCCCCAAAATCACTTAGTAAAAATTAAAACGGAAAAAGCTCaccaaaaacttaaattctaagctatttat
The DNA window shown above is from Arachis ipaensis cultivar K30076 chromosome B08, Araip1.1, whole genome shotgun sequence and carries:
- the LOC107611188 gene encoding protein MAIN-LIKE 1-like, producing the protein MTCDHPVPPNRYDERVEEHLRSTGFYHVSQIGVVQCQKALVNALVERWHPDTHTFHLSVGECAVSLEEVAMIFGLPTEGLPVTGMALSSFEALEAECTILFGDKSGASVHWKYLPLLSDFASIRQYSWGSACLAHLYRSLCRASRFDCKEIDGPLTLLLCWAWMRLPYLAPVPREPRSFSLANRWRNWERGDRVYRYHKLAHFWKALDELQEGQFLWVAYSGDRVDPDIIPAKIYMHSLIWSATVPLWTNRYNHVLTDETMMPQQPLDTYMYWYRSKYGDHLNLSDLAVQ